A stretch of the Candidatus Bipolaricaulota bacterium genome encodes the following:
- the deoC gene encoding deoxyribose-phosphate aldolase, whose translation MRKKELAKMIDHTLLGPTAARDGVEQLCSEAVRYGFYSVCVNPCHVRLARELTADSPVKVCAVIGFPHGMTTAEVKGFEAQKAIAAGADELDMVINVAALKEGNYEAVLADIRAVCDAARKAPGKVLVKVILETALLDEQEKIAGAILAKAGGADFVKTSTGFGPGGATVEDVALLRRTVGEEMGVKAAGGIRDYETAVRMIEAGASRIGASRSVEIIAGAPE comes from the coding sequence ATGCGCAAAAAGGAACTGGCGAAGATGATCGACCACACCCTCCTCGGCCCGACTGCGGCCCGGGACGGGGTGGAGCAATTGTGCTCCGAGGCGGTCCGGTACGGTTTCTATTCCGTGTGCGTCAACCCGTGCCACGTCAGGCTCGCCCGCGAGCTGACCGCGGACAGCCCGGTGAAGGTGTGCGCAGTGATCGGGTTTCCGCACGGGATGACCACTGCTGAGGTGAAGGGGTTCGAAGCCCAGAAGGCGATCGCCGCCGGGGCGGATGAGCTCGACATGGTGATCAACGTCGCCGCCCTGAAGGAGGGGAACTACGAGGCGGTGCTCGCCGACATCCGCGCCGTGTGCGACGCCGCCCGCAAGGCGCCGGGGAAGGTGCTCGTCAAGGTGATCCTGGAGACGGCCCTGTTGGACGAGCAAGAGAAGATCGCCGGGGCGATCCTGGCCAAGGCGGGCGGGGCCGACTTCGTCAAGACCTCGACCGGGTTCGGCCCGGGAGGAGCGACCGTGGAGGACGTCGCCCTGCTGCGCCGCACCGTGGGCGAGGAGATGGGGGTGAAGGCGGCCGGAGGGATCCGGGACTACGAGACCGCGGTCAGGATGATCGAGGCCGGAGCGAGCCGGATCGGGGCGAGCCGGAGCGTGGAGATCATCGCGGGGGCGCCGGAGTAG
- the recO gene encoding DNA repair protein RecO, which produces MGLERGEGFVLRTRPYAEADLIVTLFLEKKGKRTGIAKGVRRLNSRLGGVFDLLNRIEVVFYPHRGLDLLSQGSVLEAYLQIKRNLAAVESALAVARLLDRLLPSHQPEDGPYHLFSRFLALLPTGDPLALQTATELKLLALLGHRPHLNACQRCGRKDGPFRFVPGRGGILCASCAQGIEGVPVDAGLVRTLDWLLTHPLERSKVVKLSPAAAARTKELISTYIEVLGRGT; this is translated from the coding sequence GTGGGCCTCGAGCGCGGGGAGGGGTTCGTCCTGCGGACGCGCCCGTACGCGGAGGCGGACCTGATCGTCACCCTGTTTTTGGAGAAGAAGGGGAAGCGGACCGGGATCGCCAAGGGGGTGCGTCGCCTGAACTCCCGTCTCGGTGGGGTATTCGATCTCCTGAACCGGATCGAGGTTGTGTTCTACCCGCACCGGGGCCTCGATCTCCTCTCCCAGGGGAGCGTGTTGGAAGCCTACCTGCAAATCAAGCGCAACCTGGCAGCGGTCGAATCCGCTCTTGCCGTCGCCCGCCTTCTCGACCGCCTCCTCCCCTCCCATCAACCCGAGGACGGGCCATACCACCTGTTCTCCCGGTTCCTTGCCCTCCTCCCGACCGGGGACCCATTGGCCCTCCAGACCGCGACGGAGCTGAAGCTCCTCGCCCTCCTCGGCCACCGCCCTCACCTGAATGCATGCCAGCGCTGCGGAAGGAAGGACGGACCGTTTCGGTTCGTCCCCGGTCGGGGAGGGATCCTCTGCGCAAGCTGTGCTCAGGGAATCGAAGGGGTCCCGGTCGATGCCGGGCTCGTCCGCACCCTCGACTGGCTCCTCACCCATCCCCTGGAACGGAGCAAGGTGGTCAAGCTCTCCCCCGCCGCCGCTGCCCGCACCAAGGAACTGATCTCCACCTACATCGAGGTCCTCGGCCGCGGGACTTGA
- the atpC gene encoding ATP synthase F1 subunit epsilon: MRCELMTPERRLFSGEAEMVVARSPRGEFGVMNGHAPLLAALVPGEVRVKTAEGELGFVVAAGLLRVGTDGVTILAQDAVPREEIDLARVRARIAEIGEGDPTELAFLRAQEKVHA, from the coding sequence ATGCGTTGTGAATTAATGACACCGGAAAGAAGGTTGTTCTCAGGCGAAGCGGAGATGGTCGTCGCCCGCAGTCCGCGCGGAGAGTTCGGAGTGATGAATGGGCACGCTCCCCTCCTTGCCGCCCTCGTCCCCGGCGAAGTGCGGGTGAAGACGGCGGAAGGGGAGCTTGGATTTGTCGTCGCAGCCGGACTTCTCCGTGTGGGAACGGACGGGGTGACGATCCTCGCCCAGGATGCCGTGCCGCGGGAGGAGATCGACCTCGCCCGCGTGCGGGCACGGATAGCCGAGATCGGAGAGGGCGACCCCACCGAACTC